The Alphaproteobacteria bacterium sequence AATTTGAGGAGCATTTGGTGGAGCCCAACTCTCATTTGGGAAAAAGCATTAAGTATCTCTTGAACCATTGGCATGCCCTGACACAGTTCATGCGTGTGGAGGGAATGCCGATTGATAACAATCATGTGGAGCGCGCCCTAAAGTTACCGATTCGAACCAGAAAGATGGCTCTGTTCCACAAAACAGAGCATGGGGCTTATGTGGGATCTTTGATCATGAGCCTCATACAAACAGCCATCGATAATGGGGTGAACCCTATTGAGTATCTAACGGCCGCTCAAGAAAACAAGTCTCGTGTTTTCAAAGAGCCCTCTTTGTGGGTGCCCTGGAAGTATCAGTATCAATTGCCAAAGAATCAACCAGAGAACCAGCAAAGAATTCAACCAGAGGGAAAGACATCCAAAGACAGAAAATCAAGAAGTGACCCTGCATCATTTTCTGGGGTTGACCTCGCTGCCTGAGGGAAACTCACGCCAATTTTCTGGAATATTGGCTACCGTTGGATTCGCTTGTGCCAGGATCAGCAACAAGTCCCCCGATCTGATGGGTACTGCCGTGTTTTTGGACCCATCACTCTTGGCGTCAGCACAGGAAGAGGGTGTTTTGGATGTTTCCGTTGATATTTCCTTGGGCACTGTTTTACAGGATACTTCTTTACAAGACGCTGGCCACCAAGCGAGCTTCCCTTTGGAAAACCGCTTCTGACACAACCAAAATCCGGACCCATCATAAACCAAGAGCTTGATCGATGTGCCTGAGCGATTGCGAAAGGCAAAGATGGTCCCCGAAAAAGGATCGTCTTCAAGGGCGCGCTTGCATAGCGCCACAAGACCATCGATGCCTTTTCTAAAATCAACCGGGACGATTGCTAATTTAAGTCGGTGTTGAGGGGTGATTTGCAGCATGGGTCAGATCCAAAAATCGATGAGCCGTTCTTTTTGTGTGAGGGTCTGGGGCCCGGTCTGTGGTCATTCACCCCAGACCTCCCTGTTTTGAACCATTGGGACATTCTTGCAGAAAAAGGATGAGGGATTCCGATACAAGACTTAAGGGGGCCTGTTCCGCAAACCAAGTTGCGCCATCACCGCGTGTAATGGTCAGAGCAATGTTTGAAGGATCATTGGGGAATTTTCTGGAAAATTCCCTGGGAGATGGTTCCTCAAGGAAGCCTTCCTTGATGATGGTATTTGCAGTGGTATTTTGTATTGTGCGGTCAGAATCAGAGGGTTTGTCAGGCTTCAATAGGGTTAGATTTGGTGATTGGGGACCGGATAATTCGTGTCCTGTTGGACCAGATTCCATTGGACCAGATGTCGCTGGACCAGATGTCGTTGGCATTGGCTTATGGTCATTGATAGGATGATGGAAGAGCGGCACCTCAACAAAGTCAGGGGTATCAACAGATGCCAAGGTGTGGTTGTCTTTAACAATATGGTGGCCATTCATAAAGGTATCGATAGGAGTATTAACAGAAGACATGGGAAACGGAGCGACCTTATCAGCAGTCTTGGCAGTAACTGGAGCATCGATGCCCATGAATTGTTGCATCTGCTTTTCGGTAATCTTGAGTGATGACCGGATTGTATAGCGTGAATGGGATGATAAAAGCTCTTCAATCATCTCCCGTAAATAGTCTGGCGTTTTTTCTCGGAGATATTTTTTCGTTGTTCGCCAGTGTTCAAATTCTTGGATGGCTCTTGTTAATGTCAGAGGGTTTTTCATCTAAAACCTGATAATCATGAGGTGTTTGATGAAGGATATCGAACCTTAGGGGGCGAAGTTAAACAGTTTTATTGGACGGACATGCTCTAACGTGGTTGGCTTGGGACTGGAAGGCGGCGTAGAGGATGGGTCAGAGGGCGAGTCAGAGGATGGGGCGGTGTTATCAACCAAAAAAGGAATGGATTAAAGCGGAACCTCAATAAAGTCAAAGGCAGGATTTTGGGGTGTGGGGTTTTGGGGTGCTGATGGAAACCTCTTATTAAGTTGGGTCGCCATAGTGCCTGCGTTGAGTCCTAGCTTGGAAGCAATATGGCTCTTTTCGATACGTTTTTGTTAACTGTTGAACGCGTTCCCACAAAAATTCAGGGGTGGTCCCTCGTTTTGGGCGGCTATGACGCCACACCACAAACTCTTCTTTGACGGATTCAAGGGTAACGGATTCAGGGGTTACTG is a genomic window containing:
- a CDS encoding transposase, which translates into the protein KILRQVYAHDKEAKTMTPALRLGHHKQHSVPLMEDLLIWLNRQFEEHLVEPNSHLGKSIKYLLNHWHALTQFMRVEGMPIDNNHVERALKLPIRTRKMALFHKTEHGAYVGSLIMSLIQTAIDNGVNPIEYLTAAQENKSRVFKEPSLWVPWKYQYQLPKNQPENQQRIQPEGKTSKDRKSRSDPASFSGVDLAA
- the tnpB gene encoding IS66 family insertion sequence element accessory protein TnpB (TnpB, as the term is used for proteins encoded by IS66 family insertion elements, is considered an accessory protein, since TnpC, encoded by a neighboring gene, is a DDE family transposase.): MLQITPQHRLKLAIVPVDFRKGIDGLVALCKRALEDDPFSGTIFAFRNRSGTSIKLLVYDGSGFWLCQKRFSKGKLAWWPASCKEVSCKTVPKEISTETSKTPSSCADAKSDGSKNTAVPIRSGDLLLILAQANPTVANIPENWREFPSGSEVNPRK